A stretch of the bacterium genome encodes the following:
- a CDS encoding haloacid dehalogenase-like hydrolase → MRSVRILLLLAVCLLLGAPARADELPSWRETPVRSALLAWLADVTREGGPDYIPPAERIAVFDNDGTSACERPHGGSSAFQKDLLRTFVAEGRADGADPVLAAWLADDRDALKAVGWTEAYARMNAAFAGMEMGAYRDSAWAWVARNPHERFGVPVDRLYYAPMIELKDLLEAHGFQVWIVTASTQEYIRAVAPAGFGIAPGRVIGTWTAGEYGVEDGRSVLRRGAEQHNNGYENKPGSI, encoded by the coding sequence ATGCGTTCCGTCCGGATCCTGCTCCTGCTCGCTGTGTGCCTGCTCCTGGGCGCACCCGCCCGCGCCGACGAACTCCCCTCCTGGCGCGAAACGCCGGTCCGCAGCGCCCTGCTCGCCTGGCTGGCCGACGTCACGCGCGAAGGCGGGCCCGACTACATCCCCCCCGCCGAGCGGATCGCCGTCTTCGACAACGACGGCACCAGCGCCTGCGAGCGCCCGCACGGCGGCTCGTCGGCCTTCCAGAAGGATCTGCTGCGGACCTTCGTCGCCGAAGGCCGGGCCGACGGCGCCGACCCCGTCCTGGCCGCCTGGCTGGCCGACGACCGCGACGCCCTGAAGGCCGTGGGCTGGACCGAGGCCTATGCCCGCATGAACGCGGCCTTCGCCGGCATGGAGATGGGCGCCTACCGCGACTCGGCCTGGGCCTGGGTCGCGCGGAATCCCCACGAGCGGTTCGGGGTCCCGGTCGACCGTCTCTACTACGCCCCCATGATCGAGCTGAAGGATCTCCTCGAAGCCCACGGCTTCCAGGTGTGGATCGTCACGGCCAGTACGCAGGAGTACATCCGGGCCGTGGCGCCCGCCGGCTTCGGCATCGCCCCCGGGCGGGTGATCGGCACCTGGACCGCCGGCGAGTACGGCGTGGAGGACGGGCGATCGGTCCTCCGCCGGGGCGCCGAGCAGCACAACAACGGCTACGAGAACAAGCCGGGCAGCATTG
- a CDS encoding haloacid dehalogenase-like hydrolase, with product EARLGARPVFAAGNSNNDEPMLRWSLDGQRRAFALWIHHDDEGREYAYDRGTDRIAGLVADRPGGFEVSMKRDWDRLFGFAPER from the coding sequence GAGGCGCGGCTGGGCGCGCGGCCGGTCTTCGCCGCCGGCAACAGCAACAACGACGAACCGATGCTGCGCTGGTCGCTCGACGGCCAGCGGCGCGCCTTCGCCCTGTGGATCCACCACGACGACGAGGGACGCGAGTACGCCTACGACCGGGGCACCGACAGGATCGCCGGGCTGGTCGCGGACCGGCCCGGCGGATTCGAGGTGAGCATGAAACGGGACTGGGACCGCCTGTTCGGCTTCGCGCCGGAGCGCTAG